The Nonlabens spongiae genome contains a region encoding:
- a CDS encoding phosphatase PAP2 family protein: MGKLSFILIVLMSVVSMSQNTTHFSLDLDQNQDRTLWQDFTYDMGNVFLGTGYAYTRPLYWQGDDFLRFGAVAGATYGLYMLDTNIERSFKKHKNDVPNILLDYGWYAGSPQNNYGLTGAVYLTGLFTKNEKLRRTGVLMISSATATGFFQQFLKSATGRARPGAELGKNHFRPFGGSVAYRSFPSGHAVLSFTQAHSIAKQFKSWWVKAPIYAVGAIPGLSRIYTDAHWASDVFLSWAMSYFMVEAIDIYLDKKYKEKYNDSPRKKSSLDLSFSLTTVGVRYTF; the protein is encoded by the coding sequence ATGGGAAAGTTATCTTTTATTCTGATTGTTCTGATGTCGGTTGTTTCTATGTCTCAGAACACCACCCACTTCTCACTAGACTTGGATCAAAATCAAGATCGCACGCTATGGCAGGATTTCACCTATGATATGGGAAACGTTTTTCTAGGAACGGGCTACGCATACACGAGACCACTTTACTGGCAGGGGGATGATTTTTTGAGATTTGGTGCTGTGGCTGGAGCTACGTACGGACTATACATGCTAGATACTAATATTGAGAGGAGTTTCAAGAAACACAAAAACGATGTTCCTAATATACTTTTAGATTACGGCTGGTACGCTGGAAGCCCTCAAAATAATTATGGATTAACGGGAGCAGTATATCTTACTGGCTTATTTACCAAAAATGAAAAATTAAGGCGTACGGGAGTTTTAATGATATCATCTGCGACCGCAACTGGATTTTTTCAACAGTTTTTGAAATCTGCCACGGGAAGAGCGAGGCCAGGAGCTGAACTCGGTAAGAACCACTTCAGACCCTTTGGCGGTAGTGTGGCTTATCGATCCTTCCCATCAGGACATGCCGTGCTATCGTTTACACAGGCTCATTCTATTGCCAAACAGTTTAAAAGTTGGTGGGTTAAAGCGCCTATTTATGCCGTAGGTGCCATACCTGGGTTGAGCCGTATTTATACTGATGCTCACTGGGCGAGCGATGTGTTTCTGAGTTGGGCGATGAGTTACTTTATGGTAGAGGCTATAGACATTTACCTCGATAAAAAGTATAAGGAAAAGTATAATGATAGTCCCAGAAAAAAATCCAGTCTAGATTTATCATTTTCTTTAACGACTGTAGGTGTGAGATATACTTTTTAG
- a CDS encoding alpha/beta hydrolase, translating into MTDTNNLSLQHRIRPANQENAPLLLLLHGYGSNEDDLFSFSPELDEGIFIVSARAPYDLPPYGAAWYAINFDAAGGKFSDLDQARKSMQLIRTFVDELKTAYDIDPENLNILGFSQGAILSYALSLSDPNLFKNVVAMSGYVNEDLVEDRAGLNARFRESENPTNYFISHGTMDQVIPFDWAKKAIPLMDEARADYVFKDYPAGHGVARDNFYDMKKWLEERI; encoded by the coding sequence ATGACAGACACGAATAATTTAAGTTTACAACATCGTATAAGACCTGCAAATCAAGAAAACGCGCCTTTGCTCCTGCTATTGCATGGATACGGCAGTAATGAGGATGATCTTTTTTCCTTCTCACCAGAGCTGGATGAGGGTATATTTATTGTGAGCGCCAGAGCGCCTTACGACCTGCCGCCTTATGGAGCTGCTTGGTATGCGATTAATTTTGATGCAGCTGGTGGTAAGTTCAGTGATTTGGATCAAGCTCGCAAGAGCATGCAGCTTATTAGAACATTTGTTGATGAGCTCAAAACTGCCTATGATATCGATCCTGAAAATTTGAACATTCTCGGTTTCAGTCAGGGTGCGATACTCTCCTACGCTTTGAGTCTTTCAGATCCCAATTTGTTCAAAAACGTAGTTGCGATGAGTGGTTATGTGAACGAAGATCTTGTTGAGGACAGAGCAGGGTTGAATGCACGCTTTCGCGAAAGCGAGAACCCCACAAACTACTTCATAAGTCACGGAACCATGGATCAAGTGATACCTTTTGACTGGGCAAAAAAGGCCATTCCACTCATGGACGAAGCCCGCGCCGATTATGTTTTTAAAGATTATCCTGCGGGTCATGGCGTTGCGAGAGACAACTTCTATGACATGAAAAAGTGGCTGGAGGAGCGCATTTAG
- a CDS encoding DUF2721 domain-containing protein, giving the protein MKELTLTTPTLLFSAISLIMLAYTNRFLAYASVIRNLHGRYKENHDPTLLRQIQNLRSRLDLTRYMQIFGISSLLLCVLTMFLIYIEQQEASIYIFGIALLLLIISLALLIKEIQISTKALGYHISDIEEHLKKK; this is encoded by the coding sequence ATGAAAGAACTAACCCTCACCACTCCTACCCTACTTTTCTCAGCCATTTCTCTGATCATGCTTGCTTATACCAATAGGTTTCTTGCTTACGCTTCTGTAATCAGGAATCTACACGGTAGGTACAAAGAAAACCACGATCCGACTTTGCTGAGACAGATTCAGAATTTGAGGTCCCGACTGGACTTGACGCGCTACATGCAAATTTTTGGTATTTCCAGTCTCCTGTTGTGCGTACTAACCATGTTTTTGATCTACATCGAGCAGCAAGAAGCCTCCATTTATATTTTTGGTATTGCACTTTTGTTATTGATCATTTCACTCGCTTTGCTCATTAAAGAAATTCAAATATCGACCAAAGCGCTAGGCTATCATATCAGTGATATTGAGGAGCATTTGAAGAAGAAATGA
- a CDS encoding dihydroorotase, translating into MILLKNAHIVDSASDHHNSKKDILIDQGIIKEIGNNLSAEDAQIIEHENLHVSIGWIDSSVSFGAPGHEERQSIKNGLATASKSGFTSILLNANNQPNPENAAGIRSLKSLYKNKLVDVHPLGSLTLNQDGEHLAELFDMHEAGCAGFYDFKKSILNANLLKIALQYTKSFDGIVHSYPVHNAIAGQGMVNEDSTTIHLGIKSQPALAESLQVARDIEIARYTNAHLHIPTISTIESLELIRNAKAQGLKITCSISAHHLVLDSSALEDFNTNYKLLPPLRSKKSVSKFKDFISDGTIDMVTSDHIPLNIEHKDVEFDQATAGSIGLESVFGLSNEKLGLEKTIDLLTSAYSVYGIARSEIRENSKAVITLFDPETNYKFEKKNILSESKNAAAIGLQCKGKVLGTINGKASQFNF; encoded by the coding sequence ATGATCCTTCTCAAAAATGCACACATCGTTGATTCCGCATCTGATCATCATAATAGCAAAAAAGACATTTTAATAGATCAGGGAATCATTAAAGAAATCGGCAATAATTTATCTGCTGAGGATGCTCAAATCATAGAGCATGAGAATCTACATGTGAGTATAGGCTGGATAGACAGCAGTGTGAGTTTTGGAGCGCCGGGTCATGAAGAGCGTCAGTCTATAAAAAATGGATTGGCGACAGCCTCAAAAAGCGGATTTACCAGCATTTTGCTTAATGCAAATAACCAGCCCAACCCAGAGAATGCCGCTGGAATTAGATCTTTAAAAAGTCTATATAAAAACAAACTGGTTGATGTTCATCCATTAGGCAGCCTTACCTTAAATCAAGATGGAGAACATCTCGCAGAACTGTTTGATATGCATGAGGCGGGTTGTGCAGGTTTCTACGATTTCAAAAAGAGCATCTTAAACGCAAATTTGCTTAAGATTGCGCTTCAATACACAAAAAGCTTCGATGGAATTGTACATTCCTATCCTGTACATAATGCTATTGCGGGTCAGGGAATGGTAAATGAAGATTCTACGACCATACATTTGGGTATCAAATCGCAACCTGCTCTGGCGGAATCGTTACAAGTGGCACGTGATATTGAAATCGCTCGTTATACAAACGCGCATCTTCACATACCTACCATCAGTACGATTGAGTCGCTAGAACTTATTAGAAATGCAAAAGCTCAAGGATTAAAAATCACTTGCTCGATCTCTGCACATCATTTGGTATTAGACAGTTCAGCATTAGAAGACTTCAACACTAATTATAAGTTGCTGCCGCCGTTGAGAAGTAAAAAATCTGTTTCAAAATTCAAGGATTTTATTTCAGATGGCACGATTGATATGGTTACGAGCGACCACATACCGCTCAATATTGAGCATAAAGATGTGGAGTTTGACCAAGCTACTGCGGGTAGCATAGGTTTAGAAAGCGTTTTTGGACTGAGTAATGAAAAGCTAGGTTTAGAAAAAACGATCGATTTGCTCACCAGCGCATACAGCGTTTATGGAATCGCACGTTCAGAAATAAGAGAAAACAGCAAGGCGGTCATAACCTTATTTGATCCAGAAACCAATTATAAGTTTGAGAAAAAGAACATTCTTTCTGAGTCTAAAAATGCGGCGGCTATAGGACTTCAGTGTAAAGGAAAAGTTCTGGGAACGATAAATGGCAAGGCTTCACAATTCAATTTTTAA
- a CDS encoding DUF5916 domain-containing protein translates to MNRQLFSFLLVLFNIAFAKANLQQEDSTLLIKRKVYSATRVATSPVIDGKPFEAFWNKIPVAKNFVMREPRNGEPERDTHKTKVKIAYDDNALYVAGYMYDNEPERILRQFSQRDNVFVQADLFEFHINTYNNQINQTRFFATSGNALGDAIVEGDRQDFSFNVVFLSESTIDENGWYVEMEIPYRTLRFPENEVQDWSFQVVRRIRHLNEDYSYNFIDITTGNQTQYDALLTGVENIDPPLRLNLYPFSQVVYNVFDGEEELTFSAGMDLKYGISDAFTLDATLIPDFGQVAFDRVELNLGPFEQTFGENRAFFIEGADLFSKGDIFFSRRIGQTPTGAGRIETLDNEDIIDNPSTANLLNALKFTGRTDGGLGIGVLNAITERTEATIRNSESGATRNVLTEPLTNYNMLVLDQQYGNNSSIALSNASTLRNGSFTDANVTALELNHNNKKASDNYRGLLQMSNRFTPDGTETGYAGEAQWRRTTGKWRPRLGAFWVGDSYNPNDLGRQFQTNYLTLASDLSYLQQTQQGIFNYYEIELRVRHRRALTPSFHTGSDITLNPFFATVERFSFGGDFQYNTEQKDQFESRIPGQVVRYAPSYYMGGFISSDYRKKFAIDARAGYFSRIDDPETSYDYRLSPRYRFSDEFLLVYTYQWRKNNNRLSYVTRTDDGSNSILSLRNTHTVENRISGTYNFNNRHALSLSFRNNWSRANFSREFEELTNDGTTTESDFALQDDENPDANFNVWNLDFSYRWRFAPGSEATFLYRNAANNFDKQGQISYVDSVSNLFDNPIRHNFSLRITYFLDVNQARSWFSSNS, encoded by the coding sequence ATGAATCGACAGTTATTTTCCTTTTTATTAGTACTTTTTAATATCGCTTTCGCGAAAGCGAACCTACAACAAGAAGACAGCACACTATTAATAAAACGTAAGGTATACTCAGCAACAAGAGTCGCTACAAGTCCTGTAATTGATGGTAAACCTTTTGAAGCATTCTGGAACAAGATACCGGTCGCCAAAAACTTTGTCATGCGTGAACCTCGCAACGGTGAACCGGAACGAGACACTCATAAAACCAAAGTAAAAATTGCCTACGATGATAACGCTCTTTATGTCGCAGGTTATATGTATGATAATGAGCCGGAGCGCATTTTAAGACAGTTCTCCCAACGTGACAACGTCTTTGTACAGGCAGATCTCTTTGAATTCCATATCAACACCTACAACAATCAGATCAATCAGACCCGTTTCTTTGCTACTTCTGGAAATGCCCTAGGTGATGCTATCGTAGAGGGTGACCGCCAAGATTTTAGTTTCAATGTAGTATTCCTTTCAGAATCAACCATAGATGAAAACGGCTGGTATGTTGAGATGGAAATCCCTTATAGAACTTTGAGGTTCCCGGAAAATGAAGTTCAGGACTGGAGTTTTCAAGTAGTACGTAGGATACGTCACCTCAACGAAGATTATTCCTACAATTTTATAGACATCACTACGGGAAATCAAACGCAGTACGATGCACTGCTTACTGGTGTTGAAAATATTGATCCACCACTTCGTTTAAACCTTTATCCTTTTAGCCAGGTAGTTTATAATGTATTTGACGGTGAAGAAGAACTCACATTTTCAGCTGGAATGGACTTGAAATATGGGATAAGTGACGCATTTACCCTTGATGCGACACTGATCCCTGACTTTGGGCAGGTAGCTTTTGATCGAGTTGAATTGAATTTAGGTCCATTTGAGCAAACTTTTGGGGAGAACCGCGCATTTTTTATAGAGGGTGCAGACCTTTTTAGTAAGGGAGATATTTTCTTCTCACGCCGTATAGGCCAGACTCCCACCGGTGCGGGACGTATCGAAACGCTGGATAATGAAGACATTATAGACAATCCTTCTACAGCCAATTTACTCAACGCTTTGAAATTTACAGGAAGAACTGACGGAGGCCTAGGAATAGGTGTCCTAAATGCAATCACAGAACGCACAGAAGCCACCATAAGAAATTCTGAAAGTGGAGCTACTAGAAATGTACTCACTGAACCATTGACAAACTATAACATGCTGGTACTAGATCAGCAGTACGGTAACAACTCGTCTATCGCCTTATCAAATGCGAGCACATTGCGCAACGGTTCTTTTACTGATGCAAATGTCACTGCACTCGAACTTAATCATAATAATAAAAAGGCCAGTGATAATTATCGAGGTCTTTTGCAAATGAGCAACCGTTTCACCCCAGACGGTACAGAAACTGGTTATGCCGGCGAGGCTCAATGGCGCAGAACAACTGGTAAGTGGCGACCACGTTTAGGCGCATTCTGGGTGGGTGATTCTTATAATCCGAATGATTTAGGGCGTCAATTCCAGACTAATTATCTTACTCTGGCATCTGATTTGAGTTATTTGCAACAAACCCAGCAAGGCATCTTCAATTACTATGAAATTGAGCTAAGGGTGAGACACCGCCGTGCGTTAACACCTAGTTTTCACACTGGATCAGACATCACGCTGAACCCATTTTTTGCGACAGTGGAACGATTTAGTTTTGGTGGAGATTTTCAATATAATACAGAGCAAAAAGATCAGTTTGAATCACGCATCCCAGGACAAGTCGTGCGCTACGCGCCCAGTTATTATATGGGAGGCTTCATCTCTAGTGACTATAGGAAAAAATTTGCTATCGATGCCCGTGCTGGCTACTTCTCACGTATCGACGATCCTGAAACAAGTTATGACTATCGCTTGTCACCTAGGTATCGATTCAGTGATGAGTTTTTATTAGTCTATACTTATCAGTGGCGTAAAAACAATAATCGTCTGAGTTACGTCACCAGGACTGATGATGGGAGTAACAGCATACTCAGCTTGAGAAACACTCATACAGTAGAGAATCGCATCAGTGGAACCTACAATTTCAATAACAGACATGCGCTGAGCCTTTCGTTTAGGAACAATTGGTCTAGGGCAAATTTCAGTCGTGAATTTGAGGAGCTCACAAATGATGGTACTACCACAGAAAGTGATTTTGCTCTACAGGACGATGAAAATCCAGATGCAAATTTCAATGTCTGGAATCTAGATTTCTCTTACCGCTGGAGGTTTGCACCGGGAAGTGAAGCGACTTTTTTATATCGCAACGCTGCAAACAACTTTGATAAACAAGGGCAGATTAGTTACGTAGACAGTGTGAGCAACTTGTTTGACAACCCCATACGCCATAATTTCTCGTTACGCATCACCTACTTTCTCGATGTGAATCAGGCGAGATCATGGTTCAGCAGTAATTCTTAA
- the msrA gene encoding peptide-methionine (S)-S-oxide reductase MsrA: MERAIFAGGCFWCTEAVFQRVKGVEKVTSGFCGGNIKNPPYREVVQGRTGHAEAVEVLYDKEKVSFQQLMEVFMATHDPTTLNRQGYDVGTHYRSAIFTLNDEQQNQAESFVQKLGESGAFQDPIVTEIKRATDFYPAEQEHYDYYNKHRSQGYCQVIIDPKVKKLMTQFPEIAQE, translated from the coding sequence ATGGAGAGAGCGATTTTTGCAGGCGGATGTTTCTGGTGTACAGAAGCTGTGTTTCAACGTGTAAAAGGTGTCGAGAAAGTAACTTCTGGTTTTTGTGGAGGGAATATCAAGAACCCACCCTACAGAGAAGTTGTGCAAGGACGCACCGGACATGCCGAGGCGGTTGAGGTTCTGTACGATAAGGAAAAAGTAAGCTTCCAGCAATTGATGGAGGTTTTTATGGCAACTCACGATCCTACTACCCTCAATCGACAAGGTTATGATGTGGGAACGCATTACCGCAGTGCTATTTTTACTCTAAATGATGAACAACAAAATCAGGCAGAGAGTTTTGTCCAAAAGTTAGGTGAGAGCGGCGCTTTTCAAGATCCTATCGTGACAGAAATCAAAAGAGCCACTGACTTTTATCCTGCGGAACAGGAACATTACGACTACTATAACAAACATAGAAGTCAAGGCTACTGTCAGGTGATTATTGATCCCAAAGTCAAAAAGTTGATGACCCAGTTTCCAGAAATTGCTCAAGAGTAA
- a CDS encoding TIGR02757 family protein: MKKAELKEFLDAKVLQYNVPDFIPHDPIQIPHLFTSKEDIEISGFLIATISWGNRKSIINNAHKWMELMDHAPADFIKNHEPTDLDRFEGFVHRTFNAQDCRTFMRALQNIYKNHAGLESAFAKAYHSNNSDLQAGISSFKQLFFEIDHEKRTQKHVSDPLKGSSAKRINMFLRWMVRKDLAGVDFGIWDSIPASALSLPLDVHTGNIARKLKLLKRKQNDAKAVAELDKQLRKMDPEDPVKYDFALFGLGAFREL; encoded by the coding sequence TTGAAAAAAGCCGAACTCAAGGAATTTCTCGACGCAAAGGTGCTGCAGTACAACGTGCCAGACTTTATCCCCCATGATCCCATTCAGATCCCGCACCTATTTACCAGCAAGGAAGATATTGAGATCTCGGGCTTTTTGATCGCCACGATTTCTTGGGGCAACCGCAAATCCATCATCAACAACGCCCACAAATGGATGGAACTCATGGATCACGCACCGGCAGACTTCATCAAGAACCACGAGCCTACAGATCTGGATCGGTTTGAAGGCTTTGTGCACCGCACGTTCAACGCTCAGGATTGTCGAACTTTTATGCGAGCCCTACAAAACATTTATAAGAACCATGCTGGTCTGGAGTCCGCTTTCGCGAAAGCGTACCATTCAAACAACAGCGACCTACAGGCAGGCATCTCGAGTTTTAAACAGCTGTTCTTTGAAATTGATCACGAGAAACGCACGCAGAAACACGTGAGCGATCCGCTGAAGGGGAGCAGCGCAAAACGCATCAACATGTTTTTGCGATGGATGGTGAGGAAAGATCTTGCGGGTGTGGATTTTGGGATTTGGGACAGCATCCCGGCTTCAGCGCTTTCTTTACCGCTGGATGTACATACCGGTAACATCGCGCGTAAATTGAAGTTGCTCAAACGCAAACAAAACGACGCAAAGGCCGTCGCTGAACTGGACAAGCAACTGCGGAAAATGGATCCTGAAGATCCCGTAAAATATGATTTTGCACTTTTCGGATTAGGTGCATTTAGAGAGTTGTAA
- a CDS encoding BatA domain-containing protein — translation MVFKHPHLLYGLFFLIVPIIVHLFQLRRFKKREFTNVAFLKPLISQTRKSRQLKKWLSLLARLLVVTCLVLAFAQPFLPAEDQNSEQTETIIYLDNSFSMQTQGSEGTLLNVAVTDLLSSLDADREVTVFTNDQVFRYETRQSLTNQILKLGHTSESYSLSQVKLKAGTLANSDAVRLILLSDFQRLNGAVADSTFTGDLKMVRYVPQETNNLSIDSVFVKKRVNSSVQLGVTISSNYDLEQPVTVSLFNKNLLLAKTSVTLEDQEGEAVFDVEADEGLNAKVSITDNGLKFDNEFYLAYDTSSQIKVLSINGAESGFINRIFKGRPFEYAAYRLKDLNYNLIKDQNLVVLNELETIPASLKRELNAFTSNGGKIIFIPNENGVTGGLTRNFQMVELEKNITRINYDHPVMSDVFNKRVSNFQYPSVQKSARVSAGNAILEYADGSEFLYEAGNTFVFTAPLNVENTNFQSSPLIVPVFYNMAMSSLPLPKLYFQTGVPSEIAIPYSIKDDGVVKFKLDNNELIPRQRSYPNYVQINTEDDILDDGVIEVIHEENTVSQLAFNYPRSENELRYLSDNQLGGNTANNLEEVFTEIAASEEVTTLWRWFLYGALFFLICEILILKYLK, via the coding sequence ATGGTTTTTAAACACCCGCACCTACTTTACGGATTATTCTTTCTGATCGTACCGATTATAGTTCACCTTTTTCAGTTACGTAGGTTTAAAAAAAGAGAGTTTACTAATGTTGCCTTCCTCAAACCGCTCATCAGCCAAACCCGAAAGAGCCGCCAGCTCAAAAAATGGCTATCCCTTCTCGCGCGATTATTAGTCGTCACTTGTCTGGTTCTTGCATTTGCGCAACCTTTCCTGCCTGCAGAAGATCAAAATAGCGAGCAAACAGAGACTATCATTTATCTTGACAATAGCTTCTCGATGCAGACCCAGGGCAGCGAGGGAACTTTGCTCAACGTCGCAGTGACCGATCTGCTATCATCGCTAGACGCAGATCGAGAAGTCACAGTTTTCACAAACGATCAAGTTTTTAGGTATGAGACGAGACAAAGCCTGACCAATCAGATTTTGAAATTAGGTCATACCAGTGAATCTTACAGCTTATCCCAAGTGAAGCTCAAAGCCGGAACTTTGGCAAACAGTGATGCCGTGCGTTTGATCCTATTGAGCGATTTTCAGCGATTGAATGGCGCGGTAGCTGACTCAACCTTCACCGGTGATCTCAAAATGGTTCGTTATGTGCCGCAGGAGACTAACAACTTAAGTATCGATAGTGTTTTTGTAAAAAAGCGTGTCAATAGTTCTGTTCAACTGGGAGTGACTATTTCTTCAAATTATGACCTTGAGCAACCGGTAACTGTTTCATTGTTCAACAAAAATCTATTGCTGGCTAAGACGAGCGTGACTTTAGAAGATCAAGAAGGTGAAGCTGTTTTTGACGTAGAAGCTGATGAAGGTCTTAACGCTAAAGTGAGCATAACTGACAACGGACTCAAATTTGACAATGAATTTTACCTGGCTTATGATACTTCCAGTCAGATCAAAGTCCTATCCATAAACGGTGCAGAAAGCGGTTTTATAAATAGAATTTTTAAAGGCCGACCATTTGAATATGCCGCCTATCGATTGAAAGACCTGAATTACAACCTGATCAAGGATCAGAATCTAGTAGTTTTAAATGAATTGGAAACCATACCGGCATCTTTGAAACGTGAGCTCAACGCTTTTACTTCAAATGGCGGTAAGATTATTTTTATTCCAAACGAAAATGGTGTCACAGGTGGACTGACCCGTAATTTTCAAATGGTTGAATTAGAAAAAAACATCACTCGTATCAATTACGACCATCCCGTCATGAGCGATGTTTTCAATAAAAGGGTAAGTAATTTTCAATATCCCAGCGTTCAAAAATCGGCAAGGGTCAGTGCGGGTAATGCGATCCTAGAATATGCAGACGGCAGCGAGTTTCTATATGAAGCCGGCAATACATTTGTCTTTACCGCACCGCTAAATGTTGAAAATACAAACTTTCAAAGTTCGCCACTCATCGTACCTGTCTTTTATAATATGGCTATGAGTAGTTTGCCACTTCCCAAACTGTACTTTCAAACAGGAGTTCCATCAGAAATTGCGATACCCTATTCCATAAAAGATGATGGTGTGGTAAAATTTAAACTTGATAATAACGAGCTGATTCCTAGACAGCGCAGCTACCCTAATTACGTGCAGATCAACACTGAAGATGATATCCTAGATGACGGAGTTATTGAGGTAATACATGAAGAAAACACGGTCTCACAGCTCGCATTCAACTATCCTAGGTCTGAAAATGAGCTGAGGTACCTCTCAGACAATCAACTAGGCGGAAATACAGCAAACAACCTAGAAGAAGTCTTTACTGAAATTGCAGCCAGTGAAGAGGTGACTACGCTCTGGCGCTGGTTTCTGTATGGAGCATTATTTTTCTTAATTTGTGAAATCCTGATTTTAAAATACCTGAAATGA
- a CDS encoding ABC transporter ATP-binding protein, whose protein sequence is MIIARNVFKSFDELQVLKGVDLEIKKGEVVSIVGSSGAGKTTLLHILGTLEQADKNPNTVLNINGTDINKLNQKQLSRFRNESLGFIFQFHQLLPEFTALENVCIPAFIKGTKKQEAEKRAKELLEILSLSHRHNHKPGELSGGEQQRVAVARSLINNPSVIYADEPTGNLDSNTADDLHNLIFKLREEFNQTFVIVTHNHELAELADRKLTMVDGLIVN, encoded by the coding sequence ATGATTATTGCAAGAAATGTCTTTAAATCTTTTGATGAACTTCAGGTTCTCAAAGGTGTAGACCTAGAGATAAAAAAGGGTGAAGTTGTAAGCATCGTAGGAAGCTCTGGCGCCGGTAAAACCACTTTACTACATATTTTAGGAACACTCGAACAAGCCGATAAAAATCCAAATACAGTCCTCAACATCAATGGGACAGATATCAATAAATTGAATCAGAAACAACTCAGCCGTTTCAGAAATGAATCACTGGGTTTTATTTTTCAGTTTCATCAATTGTTACCAGAATTTACCGCGCTTGAAAACGTTTGTATCCCGGCATTTATCAAAGGAACTAAAAAACAAGAAGCGGAAAAACGCGCCAAAGAGCTGCTTGAGATCTTGAGCCTATCCCACAGACATAACCACAAACCCGGCGAACTTTCAGGAGGTGAGCAACAGCGAGTAGCCGTGGCTAGATCTTTAATTAACAACCCCAGCGTGATCTATGCAGATGAGCCCACGGGAAATCTCGATAGCAATACCGCAGATGACCTGCACAACCTCATCTTTAAACTCAGAGAAGAATTTAATCAAACCTTTGTTATTGTAACCCACAATCACGAGCTGGCAGAGCTGGCAGATCGCAAGCTTACCATGGTAGATGGACTAATAGTAAACTGA